A DNA window from Mucilaginibacter xinganensis contains the following coding sequences:
- a CDS encoding SemiSWEET transporter, producing the protein MNITTIIGLLAAFGTTVSFLPQAVKTIQTKNTSGISLAMYGLFTTGTLLWLIYGLMSGSLPVTIANAITFIFASIILIYKMIYK; encoded by the coding sequence ATGAATATAACTACCATAATTGGCCTGCTGGCAGCGTTCGGTACCACAGTATCCTTTTTACCACAGGCTGTTAAAACTATCCAAACAAAAAACACCTCTGGTATATCACTGGCAATGTACGGGCTTTTTACTACAGGTACCTTGTTATGGCTCATCTATGGATTAATGAGCGGAAGCCTCCCTGTTACCATTGCCAATGCCATCACCTTTATTTTTGCCAGTATTATACTGATATACAAAATGATTTATAAGTAA
- a CDS encoding phosphatase PAP2 family protein gives MRKILFALLCIISFNATAQDTDTAKKKLADTLKKDLLTAPDTVKKLHSKTAALIPPAIFVVYGISSFIIHPVRRFDYYVNNNFNKYYPRYSGSLENYFQFAPVALVYGLNLVGVSGKNTFIDRTALLGLSAGIAGISVYGLKNTTHRLRPNRGDYLSFPSGHTANAFMGAEFLAQEYSGKSPVYGIVGYAFAVTTGVFRMYHRDHWFSDVIAGAGFGILSTKAAYLVYPYLRNKLTHTDKTGKHTMVMPMYQDGVKGLSFAMEL, from the coding sequence TTGAGAAAGATATTATTTGCGTTATTGTGTATTATTTCATTTAATGCCACAGCCCAGGATACCGATACAGCCAAAAAGAAACTTGCCGATACATTAAAAAAAGATCTTTTAACGGCTCCGGATACTGTAAAAAAGCTGCATAGCAAAACAGCTGCTTTAATCCCTCCTGCTATTTTTGTTGTTTATGGAATTTCCAGTTTCATTATTCACCCGGTGCGGCGGTTTGATTATTACGTTAACAATAACTTCAACAAATATTATCCGCGCTACAGCGGAAGCCTTGAAAATTACTTTCAGTTTGCGCCTGTTGCGCTGGTTTACGGTCTAAACCTGGTTGGCGTATCAGGCAAAAACACATTTATTGACAGAACGGCATTGCTTGGCCTTTCTGCAGGCATAGCCGGTATTTCTGTTTACGGCTTAAAAAACACAACCCATCGTTTACGTCCCAACAGGGGAGATTATTTGTCCTTCCCTTCAGGGCATACGGCCAATGCGTTTATGGGGGCGGAGTTTTTAGCGCAAGAGTATTCAGGGAAATCACCGGTATATGGAATAGTGGGCTATGCTTTTGCAGTTACAACTGGTGTTTTCAGAATGTATCATCGCGACCATTGGTTCAGCGACGTTATTGCAGGTGCCGGCTTCGGCATCCTTTCTACAAAAGCTGCTTATTTGGTATATCCTTACCTTCGTAATAAACTAACTCATACGGACAAGACCGGGAAACATACCATGGTTATGCCAATGTATCAGGACGGTGTAAAAGGGCTGTCCTTTGCAATGGAGTTGTAG
- a CDS encoding KUP/HAK/KT family potassium transporter: MSNHKDLQKLTAAGLLISLGIIYGDIGTSPLYVFKAIVGERTITETLILGGVSLIFWTLTLQTTLKYVVITLRADNKGEGGIFSLFSLVRRRAKWLIIPAVIGGCALLADGIITPPITISSAIEGLQSKFPHLETMPIVIAIIISLFIIQQFGTSLVGKAFGPMMFIWFTMMGVLGVSFIIQSPAIFKALNPYYAFKLLTSHEPGAHPLIIIGAVFLCTTGAEALYSDLGHCGRKNIQISWIYVKTCLILNYLGQAVWLLQHEGTKMDLNLSNPFYKIMPQWFLIYGIGIATVAAVIASQALISGSFTLIAEAVRLNLWPKVRINYPSEQKGQLYVPSVNWLLCAGCVGVVLLFQESANMEAAYGLSITVAMLMTTLLVANFLRRKKLPTYIVGIFLTVYLLIEGTFLAGNLVKFVHGGWFTLSVGLFLFTIMWSWHTARKIRNRYVKFIEIEDYFSILKELSDDETVPKYASQLVYLTSANFNSEVESKIIYSILQKQPKRADVYWLVHVDVVDEPYKREYEVDFLVPNKLIRIDFKLGFRVEQQINLLFRKVVEDLVKKGEVDITSTYKSLHRHKIVGDFRFVVIEKVLSRSHNLSFYESFIMGYYKILKKISLSEERGFGLDLSFVTVEKVPLMLAAPENVEIHRII; the protein is encoded by the coding sequence GTGTCGAATCATAAAGATCTGCAGAAACTAACCGCCGCCGGGCTGTTAATAAGCTTAGGAATAATTTACGGAGATATCGGTACCTCTCCGCTGTATGTGTTCAAAGCCATTGTAGGTGAACGAACTATAACAGAAACATTAATTTTAGGCGGCGTTTCGCTCATTTTCTGGACGCTTACCCTGCAAACCACACTAAAATATGTAGTTATAACTCTTCGCGCTGATAACAAAGGCGAAGGTGGTATATTCTCGCTGTTCTCGCTGGTGCGGCGCCGTGCTAAATGGCTCATTATACCGGCTGTTATTGGCGGCTGTGCGCTGCTGGCCGATGGCATTATAACCCCTCCCATCACCATATCATCAGCAATTGAAGGTTTGCAAAGCAAGTTTCCGCACCTGGAAACCATGCCCATAGTTATAGCCATTATCATTTCACTTTTCATTATACAGCAATTTGGCACCTCGCTGGTGGGTAAGGCTTTTGGGCCGATGATGTTCATCTGGTTTACGATGATGGGGGTTTTAGGCGTCAGTTTTATTATCCAGTCGCCTGCTATTTTTAAGGCTTTAAACCCTTATTACGCTTTTAAATTACTTACCAGCCATGAACCGGGCGCGCACCCGCTGATAATTATTGGCGCTGTGTTTTTGTGTACCACAGGTGCCGAAGCTTTGTATTCAGACCTTGGGCATTGCGGACGTAAAAATATCCAGATCAGCTGGATTTACGTAAAAACCTGCCTCATCCTTAATTATCTGGGCCAGGCAGTTTGGCTGTTACAGCATGAAGGCACCAAAATGGATCTTAATTTAAGTAATCCATTTTATAAAATTATGCCCCAATGGTTCCTGATCTATGGCATTGGGATAGCCACCGTTGCTGCGGTAATTGCAAGCCAGGCCTTGATATCAGGTTCATTTACGCTGATTGCCGAAGCCGTGAGGTTAAACTTGTGGCCAAAGGTGCGCATCAATTATCCATCTGAACAAAAAGGGCAACTGTATGTACCCAGTGTGAACTGGCTATTGTGTGCAGGCTGCGTAGGTGTGGTACTGTTATTCCAGGAGTCGGCCAATATGGAAGCGGCCTACGGTTTAAGTATCACTGTGGCTATGTTAATGACTACCCTGCTGGTAGCAAACTTTTTAAGGCGAAAGAAACTGCCAACCTATATAGTGGGCATATTTTTAACCGTCTATTTACTTATCGAAGGCACGTTCCTAGCCGGTAACCTGGTTAAGTTTGTTCACGGCGGCTGGTTTACGCTTTCAGTTGGCTTGTTTCTTTTCACCATCATGTGGTCATGGCATACGGCCCGTAAAATACGGAACCGCTACGTTAAATTCATTGAGATTGAGGATTACTTCAGCATTCTTAAAGAGTTAAGTGATGATGAAACGGTGCCTAAATACGCCTCGCAGCTGGTTTATTTAACCAGTGCCAACTTCAATTCAGAGGTAGAATCAAAGATCATTTATTCCATATTGCAGAAACAGCCAAAGCGGGCAGATGTTTATTGGCTGGTGCACGTTGACGTAGTGGATGAACCTTATAAAAGAGAATACGAGGTGGATTTTTTGGTACCCAACAAATTGATCAGGATTGATTTTAAACTGGGTTTTAGGGTTGAACAGCAGATAAACCTGTTGTTTAGAAAAGTGGTAGAGGATCTTGTAAAAAAAGGCGAGGTTGATATTACCAGTACTTACAAATCATTACACCGCCATAAAATTGTCGGCGATTTCAGGTTTGTTGTGATTGAGAAAGTACTTTCACGTTCACATAACCTCTCTTTTTATGAAAGCTTTATTATGGGTTACTATAAGATCCTGAAAAAGATTAGCTTATCAGAAGAGCGCGGCTTTGGGCTCGACCTGAGCTTTGTTACGGTTGAGAAAGTGCCGCTAATGCTTGCCGCGCCGGAGAACGTGGAAATCCACCGGATCATTTAA
- a CDS encoding T9SS type A sorting domain-containing protein has protein sequence MNFAFSSAMSYQRTDTSILRYLKPKATKGSAFKNSLHLVLPPIRPAVISTTKVSVAKPDDKLLSNVSVYPNPVTDQINLKYEISRSSNVTIKVVDVLGNEIITLYNQRVEPGEKNFTYPLNSKLARGFYFLRVVAGTESVIKRISVL, from the coding sequence ATGAATTTCGCCTTTTCCAGTGCTATGAGTTACCAGCGGACTGATACCAGTATCCTTCGCTACCTGAAGCCAAAAGCTACCAAAGGTTCTGCATTTAAAAATAGTTTGCACTTAGTGTTGCCTCCTATAAGGCCGGCTGTTATATCAACTACCAAGGTTAGCGTTGCAAAACCTGACGACAAGCTGTTGAGCAACGTATCGGTATATCCCAACCCGGTTACCGATCAAATTAATTTAAAATACGAAATATCGCGTTCATCAAACGTTACCATAAAGGTAGTGGATGTTTTGGGCAATGAGATCATAACACTTTACAACCAACGCGTTGAACCCGGTGAGAAAAATTTTACCTATCCGCTTAACAGCAAACTTGCCCGGGGCTTTTATTTTTTAAGGGTTGTTGCCGGTACAGAATCGGTAATTAAACGGATCTCGGTACTTTAG